A stretch of the Oncorhynchus clarkii lewisi isolate Uvic-CL-2024 chromosome 9, UVic_Ocla_1.0, whole genome shotgun sequence genome encodes the following:
- the LOC139417629 gene encoding uncharacterized protein, with translation MDYKVLRVVVLLEELAGEQNQTGSRAKQTGSQAKQTGSRAKQTGSRAKQTGSRAKQTGSQAKQTSFQAKQTGSQAKQTGSQAKQTGSQAKQTGSQATKQTGSQAKQTGSQATKQTGSQAKQTGSQAKQTGSQAKQTGSQATK, from the exons atggattataaggtgcttagagtcgttgtcctgttggaag AGTTGGCAGGAGAGCAGAATCAGACTGGCTCCCGGGCTAAACAGACTGGCTCCCAGGCTAAACAGACTGGCTCCCGGGCTAAACAGACTGGCTCCCGGGCTAAACAGACTGGCTCCCGGGCTAAACAGACTGGCTCCCAGGCTAAACAGACTAGCTTCCAGGCTAAACAGACTGGCTCTCAGGCTAAACAGACTGGCTCTCAGGCTAAACAGACTGGCTCCCAGGCTAAACAGACTGGCTCCCAGGCTACTAAACAGACTGGCTCCCAGGCTAAACAGACTGGCTCCCAGGCTACTAAACAGACTGGCTCCCAGGCTAAACAGACTGGCTCCCAGGCTAAACAGACTGGCTCCCAGGCTAAACAGACTGGCTCCCAGGCTACTAAATAG